A stretch of Clostridium sp. BJN0001 DNA encodes these proteins:
- a CDS encoding TolC family protein: MNRNIKRLIAVYIAFGTLSGYSYPVYAAEKSSSISANEVQNKPVISVDEAADAAIENSYEVSTNQKEIDMLKDKRDFYKDLEDDEDFKSLDDFIDTVDDFARIEYGESEQKLDFLKDKIRKDVTSRYNDLVLAEKELDEINQDIKVTTTDLENAKLRKQLGLIIQTDVDSANVNLIDLQNQKKAKEELINAKKEILTIITGKDFNEYSTEDTIRYNPLVITGSLDDYLDEKIDYMMFYKKKLVEYNDDHADDNNEEPDKPSEADYTTYKLKEDGTFETDKDGKAKSDTDYKAYGNALAGYVSSYGAYLEKEYSSDTSTDSFKNGKRTLKTSMIELYSNLKSAQTQIDTLKNKLDLAKKQMDNLKVTYDVGLKTAQDYNRAVLNVKKLEASLETAINGYNTLKTNIEQPWTR, encoded by the coding sequence ATGAATAGAAATATTAAGAGATTAATAGCAGTTTATATAGCATTTGGAACTTTAAGTGGATATTCATATCCTGTATATGCTGCTGAAAAAAGCAGTTCAATTTCAGCAAATGAAGTTCAAAATAAGCCTGTAATTTCAGTTGATGAAGCTGCTGATGCAGCTATAGAAAACAGCTATGAAGTATCAACAAATCAAAAGGAAATTGATATGCTAAAAGATAAAAGGGATTTTTATAAAGATTTAGAAGATGATGAAGATTTCAAAAGCCTGGATGATTTTATAGATACAGTAGACGATTTTGCTAGAATTGAGTATGGTGAGTCTGAGCAGAAGCTTGATTTCTTGAAAGATAAAATAAGAAAAGACGTAACTTCAAGGTATAATGATCTTGTTTTAGCAGAAAAAGAGCTAGATGAAATAAATCAAGATATTAAAGTTACAACTACAGATCTTGAAAATGCAAAATTAAGAAAACAGCTTGGTCTTATTATTCAAACAGATGTAGACAGTGCGAATGTTAATCTTATAGACCTTCAAAATCAAAAAAAAGCTAAAGAAGAACTTATTAATGCAAAAAAAGAGATTCTTACAATAATTACAGGAAAAGATTTTAATGAGTATTCTACTGAAGATACAATAAGATATAATCCTTTAGTAATTACAGGTTCTTTAGATGATTATTTAGATGAAAAGATAGATTATATGATGTTTTATAAGAAAAAACTTGTTGAATATAACGATGATCATGCAGATGATAATAATGAAGAACCTGATAAGCCATCTGAAGCAGATTATACTACGTATAAACTTAAAGAAGATGGTACATTTGAAACTGATAAAGATGGAAAAGCAAAGAGTGATACTGATTATAAAGCATATGGCAATGCACTTGCAGGTTATGTTTCAAGCTATGGTGCATATTTAGAGAAAGAGTACTCAAGCGATACAAGCACAGATAGCTTTAAAAATGGAAAAAGAACTTTAAAAACAAGCATGATTGAATTATATTCAAATCTTAAAAGTGCACAAACACAGATAGATACTTTAAAGAATAAACTTGATTTAGCTAAAAAACAAATGGATAACCTTAAGGTTACATATGATGTAGGCTTAAAGACAGCTCAAGATTATAATAGAGCTGTACTTAATGTTAAAAAATTAGAGGCATCTCTTGAAACAGCAATAAATGGATACAATACATTAAAGACAAATATAGAACAGCCATGGACAAGGTAA
- the melB gene encoding melibiose:sodium transporter MelB translates to MVDMNGKNLTGKIPGRIKYTFAFGALGKDLIYGMIATFSMIYFTDILKVNPIFIGGMFFVAKLWDAFNDLFMGMVVDNTKSKWGKFIPWLVIGTLVNAVIFVLLFTDFHLSGVSLCIFATVAYILWGMTYTIMDIPYWSIIPNLSSDPEEREKVSVLPRIFASIGQSLIIAGFGVQIISGLGGGQIGYHKFALIIAATFIFTIGVTVFNLPKNTDSSVPKKKVKFKDIFSIIKKNDQLRWAVALILLYNVGYQCIMGVSTYYFAYVCGNAGMMSAFMISASVAEVVGLIVFPKVAKIISRKVSFLLACIMPTIGLSILLIISFVAPTNIILTAISGIIVKLGTGLELGCATVFLADVVDYGEFRVGTRNEGVVFSLQTLIVKFTAAITALGIGFALGSTQYVPGQEQSIATTTSIRALMCVIPAVFMIIAYVVYKNKYKLNDIYMKEIIKTISARRDGEIKYDEVIDETGKTIKEQFDKR, encoded by the coding sequence ATGGTAGATATGAATGGTAAAAATTTAACTGGCAAAATACCTGGAAGAATAAAATACACGTTTGCATTTGGTGCATTAGGTAAAGATTTAATATATGGTATGATAGCAACTTTCTCAATGATTTACTTTACAGATATTCTTAAAGTTAATCCTATCTTTATAGGTGGAATGTTTTTTGTAGCAAAACTTTGGGATGCATTTAATGATTTATTTATGGGAATGGTTGTTGATAATACAAAAAGTAAATGGGGAAAATTCATTCCGTGGCTTGTAATTGGTACTTTAGTAAACGCTGTAATATTTGTTCTTTTATTTACAGACTTTCATCTAAGTGGTGTATCACTTTGCATATTTGCAACAGTTGCGTATATTTTGTGGGGAATGACTTATACAATTATGGATATTCCTTATTGGTCAATAATTCCTAATTTATCATCTGATCCTGAGGAAAGAGAAAAGGTTTCCGTATTACCAAGAATATTTGCAAGTATAGGACAATCTTTAATTATAGCAGGATTTGGTGTTCAGATTATTTCAGGCTTAGGCGGAGGACAGATAGGTTATCATAAGTTTGCATTAATAATTGCAGCAACATTTATTTTTACTATCGGTGTAACCGTGTTCAATCTTCCTAAAAATACAGATAGTTCTGTTCCAAAGAAGAAAGTAAAATTTAAAGATATATTCAGTATTATTAAAAAGAATGATCAGCTTCGTTGGGCTGTAGCATTAATATTACTTTATAACGTAGGTTATCAGTGCATAATGGGAGTTAGTACATATTATTTCGCATATGTTTGTGGTAACGCAGGTATGATGTCTGCATTTATGATTAGTGCATCAGTTGCAGAAGTAGTTGGATTAATAGTATTTCCAAAAGTAGCAAAGATTATTTCAAGAAAAGTTTCATTTTTACTTGCATGTATAATGCCAACAATAGGACTTTCAATATTACTTATTATAAGTTTTGTAGCTCCTACTAATATAATACTAACAGCAATTTCAGGAATCATAGTAAAATTAGGAACTGGATTAGAACTTGGATGTGCAACAGTATTCCTTGCTGATGTTGTTGATTATGGAGAATTTAGAGTTGGTACAAGAAATGAAGGAGTAGTATTCTCACTTCAAACACTTATCGTTAAATTTACAGCAGCTATTACAGCACTTGGTATAGGTTTTGCACTTGGAAGTACACAGTATGTTCCAGGACAGGAACAGTCTATTGCAACTACTACATCAATAAGAGCTTTAATGTGTGTAATTCCAGCAGTATTTATGATAATTGCATATGTTGTATATAAAAATAAGTACAAGCTTAATGATATTTATATGAAAGAAATAATAAAAACAATTTCAGCAAGACGTGATGGCGAAATTAAATATGACGAAGTAATTGATGAAACAGGAAAAACTATAAAGGAACAGTTTGACAAAAGATAA
- the glmS gene encoding glutamine--fructose-6-phosphate transaminase (isomerizing) yields MCGIVGYLGSGTATSFLINGLSKLEYRGYDSAGVAVINNGDINVRKFKGRLNILAEDIKKSPIEGNLGIGHTRWATHGAPSDENSHPHLNSKGNIAVVHNGIIENYLPLKAWLKGEGYTFKSETDTEVIPNLIDYYYEGDLFKAVKKALKKIEGSYAIGVICKDEPDKLIAVRKDSPLIVGLGKGENFIASDIPAVLSYTRDVYLLEDKEIAVLTKDDVKLYTEEGKPLEKDVYHVTWSQDAAEKGGFEDFMLKEIHEQPRAIRDTLAGRVSMAHDIVLDGLNISKEDLKNTDRVFIVGCGTAYHAGLVGKNLIESLARIPVEVDIASEFRYRNPLVTDKSLVIVISQSGETADTLAALRNSKNIGARIVAVTNVVGSTVSREADHVLYTLAGPEISVASTKAYTTQIIGMNMIAIKFAEIVGKLKKNRINKLKEELLNLPQKIELILEEKDNIKDIADKIASEKDVFYLGRGLDYDLALEGALKLKEISYIHAEAYAGGELKHGPIALIENGTKVITILTQEALKEKMISNVVEIKSRGAFTIGICYEDTKGLDEVMDEIVYIPRTNDLFAPVLGVVVLQLIAYYVAKNKGCDIDKPRNLAKSVTVE; encoded by the coding sequence ATGTGTGGAATAGTAGGATATTTAGGAAGTGGAACAGCAACTTCATTTTTAATTAATGGATTATCAAAGCTTGAGTATAGAGGATATGACTCAGCTGGAGTTGCAGTAATTAATAATGGAGATATTAATGTAAGAAAATTTAAAGGACGTTTAAATATATTAGCAGAGGATATAAAGAAGTCTCCTATTGAAGGAAACTTAGGAATTGGTCATACAAGATGGGCAACTCATGGAGCACCATCTGATGAAAATTCTCACCCTCATTTAAATAGTAAGGGAAATATTGCTGTAGTTCATAATGGAATTATAGAAAATTATCTTCCTCTTAAAGCATGGCTTAAAGGTGAAGGATATACTTTCAAATCAGAAACTGATACAGAAGTTATACCAAATTTAATTGACTATTACTATGAAGGAGATCTTTTTAAAGCAGTTAAAAAGGCTCTTAAAAAGATAGAAGGAAGTTATGCGATAGGAGTTATATGTAAAGATGAACCAGATAAATTAATCGCAGTAAGAAAGGATAGTCCTTTAATAGTTGGTCTTGGAAAAGGTGAAAACTTTATTGCATCTGATATTCCAGCTGTACTTTCATATACAAGAGATGTTTATCTTTTAGAGGATAAAGAAATTGCAGTATTAACTAAAGATGATGTTAAGCTTTATACTGAAGAAGGAAAGCCTTTAGAAAAAGATGTTTATCATGTAACATGGAGTCAGGATGCTGCTGAAAAAGGTGGATTTGAAGATTTCATGCTTAAAGAAATTCATGAGCAGCCAAGAGCTATAAGAGATACATTAGCTGGAAGAGTTTCAATGGCTCATGATATAGTTTTAGATGGTTTAAATATTTCAAAAGAAGATCTTAAAAATACAGATAGAGTATTTATAGTTGGATGTGGAACTGCTTATCATGCAGGCCTTGTAGGTAAGAATTTAATAGAATCTCTTGCAAGAATACCTGTAGAAGTTGATATTGCATCTGAATTTAGATATAGAAATCCTCTTGTAACAGATAAATCTTTAGTTATCGTTATAAGTCAGTCAGGTGAAACAGCTGATACTTTAGCTGCACTTAGAAATTCTAAAAATATAGGAGCAAGAATAGTTGCAGTTACAAATGTTGTTGGAAGTACAGTATCAAGAGAAGCAGATCATGTACTATACACTTTAGCAGGACCTGAAATATCTGTTGCATCAACTAAAGCATATACAACTCAAATTATTGGAATGAATATGATAGCAATTAAGTTTGCCGAAATAGTTGGAAAGCTTAAAAAGAATAGAATTAATAAGTTAAAGGAAGAATTACTTAATCTTCCACAAAAAATCGAACTTATTTTAGAAGAAAAAGATAATATAAAAGATATAGCAGATAAGATAGCTTCTGAAAAAGATGTGTTCTATTTAGGAAGAGGACTTGATTATGATTTAGCTTTAGAAGGAGCATTAAAGCTAAAAGAAATTTCATATATACATGCAGAAGCATATGCAGGTGGAGAACTTAAGCATGGTCCTATTGCTTTAATTGAAAATGGAACAAAGGTTATTACAATTCTTACTCAAGAAGCATTAAAAGAAAAGATGATAAGTAATGTTGTTGAAATTAAGTCAAGAGGAGCATTTACTATAGGAATCTGTTACGAAGATACAAAAGGTCTTGATGAAGTAATGGATGAAATAGTATATATTCCAAGAACTAATGATCTTTTTGCACCAGTTTTAGGTGTTGTAGTGCTTCAGCTTATTGCTTATTATGTAGCAAAGAATAAGGGCTGTGACATTGATAAACCTAGAAATTTAGCAAAATCTGTAACAGTAGAATAA
- a CDS encoding cadherin-like beta sandwich domain-containing protein, whose translation MNRKIKLAASAIAIVGLFSVAFPYTNILSQKVSASESNTSLSDRQLRSIYLSEGDINFSASNYEYNVEVKEDVDEIRITAKPRNDDSTVSIDGSKVNESNNYKEKVDLDYGKNEIKIKVEDENGKEKIYVLNIYRGTEADISDDEDEDNSVYLKELKTDSYKINFDKKTLKYYFNVPNEKEVLKITAVPYCTEHYYDDYSVKIDNEYVDNDDGFTKEVSLEKGENNIQIVVKDKDDNDKIYNLIIIRGSEISKTASSYNYLDASKHDTRYDPIFNNTNTWKAVNGRLKYFDASGKPLVNSWILDGLTNKYYYMGNDGYRYTGWLYDTNYGKWYYLNKVTGEMETGWICDNGNDYYLDQTGAWAI comes from the coding sequence GTGAATAGAAAGATTAAATTAGCTGCTTCAGCAATAGCTATTGTAGGACTATTTTCTGTAGCATTTCCATACACAAATATATTATCTCAAAAAGTAAGTGCATCTGAAAGTAATACATCACTTTCAGATAGACAGCTTAGAAGCATTTATTTAAGTGAAGGCGATATTAATTTTTCTGCAAGTAATTATGAATATAATGTAGAAGTAAAAGAAGATGTAGACGAGATAAGAATAACTGCAAAACCTAGAAATGATGATTCTACAGTTTCTATTGATGGATCTAAAGTTAATGAAAGTAATAATTACAAAGAAAAAGTTGATCTTGACTATGGAAAAAATGAAATAAAAATAAAAGTTGAAGATGAAAACGGAAAAGAAAAGATTTATGTTTTAAATATTTATAGAGGAACTGAAGCTGATATTTCAGATGATGAAGATGAAGATAATTCGGTTTATTTAAAAGAACTAAAAACAGATAGTTATAAAATTAATTTTGACAAAAAAACATTAAAGTATTATTTTAATGTACCAAATGAAAAAGAAGTTTTAAAAATCACAGCAGTTCCATACTGCACAGAACATTATTATGATGATTATTCAGTAAAAATAGATAATGAATATGTTGATAATGATGATGGATTTACAAAAGAAGTATCACTTGAAAAAGGTGAAAATAATATTCAGATTGTTGTAAAAGATAAAGATGACAATGATAAAATATATAATTTAATAATAATAAGAGGATCAGAAATTTCAAAGACAGCATCATCATATAATTATTTAGATGCATCAAAACATGATACAAGATATGATCCTATATTTAATAATACAAATACATGGAAAGCAGTTAATGGAAGACTTAAATATTTTGATGCTTCAGGAAAGCCTTTAGTTAATAGTTGGATTCTTGACGGATTAACTAATAAATATTATTATATGGGAAACGATGGATACAGATATACAGGATGGCTTTACGATACAAATTACGGAAAATGGTACTATTTAAATAAAGTCACAGGAGAAATGGAAACTGGATGGATTTGTGATAATGGAAATGATTATTATTTAGATCAAACAGGAGCATGGGCAATATAA
- a CDS encoding LacI family DNA-binding transcriptional regulator: MATIRDIAKYANVSASTVSRILNNDPTLSTSLETKERVLKAADKLNYVKKKRSISKSNSTIGILQWFSAKQELEDNYYLLLRQGIEDYCAKNKINILRAYKSDINYLDPLRNADGIICIGKFSKQEVNILLNITKNIVFLDMPIGNSTINTITLNFEEAVNDAMNYLYKLGHKKIGFLGGKEYLEDGTLFPDKRLKFFKDFCIRNNIEFEPYVKQDLFLSSSGYNMMKKLIDEKNIPTAIFAASDSVAIGAMSALQDCGYKVPDDVSIIGFDNTSMSKYTNPPLTTMNAPVYAMGIYGVSILYRMITSKLPSNLKITLPCTLEKRESCKVFKEKKTF, from the coding sequence TTGGCAACAATAAGAGATATAGCAAAATACGCAAATGTTTCAGCCTCAACAGTTTCTAGAATTTTAAATAACGATCCTACTTTAAGTACTTCTTTAGAAACAAAAGAAAGAGTTTTAAAAGCAGCTGATAAGCTAAATTATGTAAAGAAAAAAAGGTCTATTTCTAAGTCAAACTCCACCATTGGCATACTTCAATGGTTTTCTGCAAAGCAGGAGCTTGAAGATAATTATTATCTTCTTTTAAGACAAGGAATTGAAGATTATTGTGCAAAAAATAAAATAAATATATTAAGAGCTTATAAATCTGATATAAATTATCTTGATCCTTTACGAAATGCTGATGGTATAATCTGCATCGGAAAGTTTAGTAAACAAGAGGTAAACATTTTATTAAATATTACTAAAAATATTGTTTTCCTTGATATGCCAATAGGTAATTCTACTATAAATACAATTACTCTCAACTTTGAGGAAGCAGTAAATGATGCAATGAATTATCTATACAAATTAGGTCATAAAAAGATAGGTTTTTTAGGTGGAAAAGAATATCTTGAAGATGGAACTCTCTTCCCAGATAAAAGGTTAAAATTTTTTAAAGATTTTTGTATTAGAAACAATATAGAATTTGAGCCTTATGTTAAGCAAGATTTATTTTTAAGTTCCTCAGGCTACAACATGATGAAAAAATTAATTGATGAAAAAAATATTCCTACAGCAATTTTTGCAGCTAGTGATTCAGTTGCAATCGGTGCTATGAGTGCACTTCAAGACTGTGGATATAAAGTTCCTGATGATGTTTCTATAATAGGTTTTGACAATACATCAATGTCTAAATATACAAACCCTCCCCTTACTACAATGAATGCACCAGTATATGCTATGGGGATTTATGGAGTTTCTATTTTATACAGAATGATAACATCAAAACTCCCATCGAATTTAAAAATTACTTTGCCATGTACTTTAGAAAAGCGTGAATCGTGTAAAGTATTTAAAGAAAAAAAGACATTTTAG